From a region of the Actinopolymorpha singaporensis genome:
- a CDS encoding Bug family tripartite tricarboxylate transporter substrate binding protein has product MKLRRGLFAGAVAAAVLAASACGVTADKQQGEKADGPVGDLRIMVPNSPGGGYDITARTVAKVMEDNKIATGVNVFNLEGAGGVVGLQRTVNEKGNGKLAMQMGLGVVGASYTQKSKAKLTDTTPIAKLIEEAGAIVVPKDSPYQTIDDLVTAWKADPKRVAVGGGSSPGGPDHLLPMQLAKAVGIDPKKVNYVTYDGGGELLPALLGDKIAFGASGVGEFLDQIEAGQIRVLAVTSEKPVEAIKDAPTLKSAGIDLVFTNWRGIVAPPGISDEERQVWVDALTKMHGTQDWKDQEKKYGWTDAYVTGDEFGTFLRKQDQTVADTLSRLGLA; this is encoded by the coding sequence ATGAAACTTCGAAGGGGCCTGTTCGCCGGCGCTGTGGCTGCCGCGGTGCTCGCGGCCAGTGCCTGCGGCGTTACGGCGGACAAGCAGCAAGGCGAGAAGGCCGACGGACCGGTCGGCGATCTGCGGATCATGGTCCCCAACAGCCCCGGCGGCGGCTACGACATCACGGCCCGGACCGTTGCCAAGGTGATGGAGGACAACAAGATCGCCACCGGGGTCAACGTGTTCAACCTCGAAGGTGCCGGCGGCGTGGTCGGTCTGCAGCGCACGGTCAACGAGAAGGGCAACGGCAAGCTCGCCATGCAGATGGGGCTTGGCGTCGTCGGTGCGTCGTACACCCAGAAGTCGAAGGCGAAGCTCACCGACACCACGCCGATCGCCAAGCTCATCGAGGAGGCGGGCGCCATCGTGGTTCCCAAGGACTCGCCGTACCAGACGATCGACGATCTCGTCACCGCCTGGAAGGCAGATCCCAAGCGCGTCGCAGTCGGCGGCGGCTCCTCGCCCGGCGGGCCGGATCACCTGCTGCCGATGCAACTGGCCAAGGCGGTGGGCATCGATCCCAAGAAGGTCAACTACGTCACGTACGACGGCGGCGGCGAGTTGCTGCCTGCCCTCCTCGGCGACAAGATCGCCTTCGGAGCGAGTGGTGTCGGCGAGTTCCTCGACCAGATCGAGGCGGGCCAGATCCGGGTCCTCGCGGTGACCAGTGAGAAGCCGGTCGAGGCGATCAAGGACGCGCCGACGCTGAAGAGCGCGGGCATCGACCTCGTGTTCACGAACTGGCGCGGGATCGTCGCCCCACCAGGGATCTCCGACGAGGAGCGCCAGGTCTGGGTCGACGCCCTGACGAAGATGCACGGCACGCAGGACTGGAAGGACCAGGAGAAGAAGTACGGCTGGACCGACGCCTACGTCACCGGCGACGAGTTCGGCACCTTCCTCAGGAAACAGGACCAGACGGTCGCCGACACCCTGTCGAGGCTCGGGCTGGCATGA
- a CDS encoding sensor histidine kinase, with amino-acid sequence MRSRRPSLAGQLLALQLVIIVLVLVAVAALSLAQSAATFNRVEGRRVAALAEQLAANPLVRGELVPPESAGALATLVQTVQTQSDVTSVTVANARGEVVSSTNPLLVRTRLPFGGPDGRVGRGWSGEIDIGGSRELVAQVPVLSAQRQSLGKNLGTVMIGEASPSLWDRLVGASSYLVIYLGIASLIGLVGSWLLVRRIKRQTFGMEPREIAGLAEHREAMLYGIAEGVIALDPHHCVTLANAVARTLLDLPERCVGKSLDELSIEGRLRDVLLASDGVAERDEVVLRRGRVLIMNRMTVVKDGRTLGSVTTLRDRTELAEREREVGSFRSSAELLRAQAHEFANQLHTISGLIQIGEYDEVVRYVDALNLHRQSLDLTLTQRIQDLAVSALLMAKSAHAAERKIELRVSERTCLNHLDPHDSADVATVVGNLVDNALDAAADAAGGAEPAWVELEVLQDASSVEIVVQDSGPGVAPDLAQEVFSHGFTTKAAKAGERGIGLALTRRICVRRGGEIAVTNTTDGARFTARLSIGQRADSTMHTIGMTEGAAP; translated from the coding sequence ATGAGGTCCCGCCGCCCCTCCCTGGCGGGCCAGTTGCTGGCTCTGCAGCTCGTGATCATCGTCCTCGTCCTGGTGGCGGTCGCCGCGTTGTCACTCGCCCAGTCCGCGGCGACGTTCAACCGTGTCGAGGGCCGCCGGGTCGCCGCGCTCGCCGAGCAGCTGGCCGCCAATCCGCTGGTACGCGGCGAGCTGGTTCCCCCCGAATCCGCCGGCGCGCTCGCCACGCTCGTCCAGACCGTACAAACCCAGTCCGACGTCACGTCGGTGACCGTCGCGAACGCGCGCGGCGAGGTGGTCAGCTCCACCAATCCGCTCCTCGTCCGTACCCGGCTGCCGTTCGGCGGCCCGGACGGCAGGGTCGGACGTGGCTGGTCCGGGGAGATCGACATCGGCGGATCTCGCGAGCTGGTCGCCCAGGTGCCGGTGCTCTCGGCGCAGCGGCAGAGCCTGGGCAAGAACCTCGGCACCGTCATGATCGGGGAGGCGTCACCATCGCTGTGGGACCGCCTGGTCGGCGCTTCGTCGTACCTCGTGATCTATCTCGGCATCGCCAGCCTGATCGGGCTGGTCGGCTCCTGGCTGCTGGTGCGGCGGATCAAGCGGCAGACCTTCGGCATGGAGCCGCGAGAGATCGCCGGGCTCGCCGAGCACCGTGAGGCGATGCTCTACGGGATCGCCGAGGGTGTCATTGCGCTCGACCCACACCACTGCGTCACGCTGGCCAACGCGGTGGCCCGGACCCTGCTCGACCTGCCCGAGCGGTGCGTCGGCAAGAGCCTCGACGAGCTCTCGATCGAGGGACGGCTGCGGGACGTCCTGCTGGCGTCCGACGGCGTCGCCGAGCGGGACGAGGTCGTGTTGAGGCGAGGGCGGGTCCTGATCATGAACCGGATGACCGTCGTGAAGGACGGCCGGACGCTCGGTTCGGTGACCACCCTTCGTGACCGCACCGAGCTGGCAGAGCGGGAACGCGAGGTCGGCTCGTTCCGCAGCTCGGCTGAGCTGCTGAGGGCACAGGCCCACGAGTTCGCCAACCAACTGCACACCATCTCCGGCCTGATCCAGATCGGAGAGTACGACGAGGTGGTGCGCTACGTCGACGCGCTCAACCTGCACCGGCAGTCGCTGGACCTGACTCTCACCCAGCGGATCCAGGACCTGGCGGTCTCCGCCCTGCTGATGGCGAAGTCCGCGCACGCGGCGGAGCGCAAGATCGAGCTCCGGGTCTCCGAACGCACCTGCCTGAACCACCTGGACCCACACGACTCGGCGGACGTGGCGACCGTCGTCGGCAACCTCGTGGACAATGCTCTGGACGCCGCGGCCGACGCCGCCGGAGGCGCAGAACCCGCCTGGGTCGAGCTCGAGGTCCTGCAGGACGCGTCGAGCGTGGAGATCGTCGTGCAGGACTCCGGCCCGGGCGTGGCACCGGACCTGGCGCAGGAGGTGTTCTCGCACGGGTTCACCACCAAGGCCGCGAAGGCCGGTGAGCGAGGCATCGGGCTGGCGTTGACGCGGCGCATCTGCGTACGCCGCGGCGGAGAGATCGCGGTGACGAACACCACCGACGGCGCCAGGTTCACTGCTCGCCTGTCGATCGGTCAGCGTGCGGACAGCACCATGCACACCATCGGCATGACCGAAGGAGCGGCCCCATGA
- a CDS encoding response regulator, producing MIGVLVVDDDYRVARIHDNFVARVPGFTVVGVAHTGREAIAMAARLRPDLVLLDLYLPDIHGLDVINQLRVAGHDCDMLVISAAKEAAAIRTSVRQGAVNYLLKPFGFDDLRRRLERYAAQRAGLSLAAVQDQTDVDRMLASATSRMTATALPKGQSAETAALVERALRAADAGLSAAECADQVGISRVSARRYLEHLNETGHAEITLRYQATGRPERRYRWVG from the coding sequence ATGATCGGCGTACTCGTCGTCGACGACGACTACCGAGTCGCACGGATCCACGACAACTTCGTCGCCAGAGTGCCCGGCTTCACCGTCGTCGGCGTGGCCCACACCGGCCGGGAGGCCATCGCCATGGCTGCCCGGCTCCGCCCCGACCTGGTACTGCTCGATCTCTACCTTCCCGACATCCACGGCCTCGACGTGATCAACCAGCTAAGGGTCGCCGGGCACGACTGCGACATGCTGGTGATCTCGGCCGCCAAGGAGGCCGCCGCGATCCGTACGTCGGTCCGGCAGGGAGCGGTCAACTACCTGCTGAAGCCGTTCGGTTTCGACGACCTTCGGCGCCGCCTGGAGCGCTATGCTGCGCAGCGGGCGGGACTGTCGCTCGCCGCGGTTCAGGACCAGACAGACGTGGACCGCATGCTTGCCAGCGCCACCTCACGGATGACCGCGACCGCGTTGCCCAAGGGGCAGAGTGCGGAGACGGCCGCACTGGTCGAGCGGGCTCTCCGCGCCGCCGACGCCGGGCTTTCCGCCGCGGAATGTGCCGACCAGGTGGGCATCTCGCGGGTGAGTGCGAGGCGGTACCTCGAGCACCTGAACGAGACCGGACATGCCGAGATCACGCTGCGCTACCAGGCGACCGGCCGACCCGAACGTCGCTACCGCTGGGTCGGCTGA
- a CDS encoding GNAT family N-acetyltransferase yields MNDAVRLVRVTEPHKSVLANLLQLYLYDFSSLRDVELSTHGTYSYRYLDHYFVEAGREPLFILVGDRLAGFALVRHVDGVNLLAEFFVVAKHRRLGVGRSAAHALFRRYPGEWSLEYYDANAAARQFWPDVVRAVATGEVGRRRIGPPETDLPATQLTFTVG; encoded by the coding sequence GTGAACGACGCGGTTCGGCTGGTCCGGGTGACCGAGCCCCACAAGTCCGTCCTCGCCAACCTGTTGCAGCTCTACCTGTACGACTTCAGCTCCCTCAGGGACGTCGAGCTGTCCACGCACGGGACGTACTCCTACCGCTACCTCGACCACTACTTCGTCGAGGCCGGCCGCGAGCCGCTGTTCATCCTGGTGGGTGACCGGCTGGCCGGGTTCGCGCTGGTGCGGCACGTGGACGGGGTGAACCTCCTCGCGGAGTTCTTCGTCGTCGCGAAGCACCGCCGGCTCGGGGTCGGCCGGTCGGCGGCGCACGCGTTGTTCCGCCGTTACCCGGGCGAGTGGAGCCTCGAGTACTACGACGCGAACGCGGCCGCCCGGCAGTTCTGGCCCGACGTGGTGCGGGCGGTGGCGACCGGCGAGGTCGGCCGGCGGCGGATCGGGCCGCCCGAAACAGACCTGCCGGCCACGCAGTTGACGTTCACGGTCGGCTGA
- a CDS encoding AAA family ATPase, giving the protein MRLHRLTLRDFRGVAARDLDFDEAGVTVVLGDNETGKSSILEALSLLFELPDDSKAAKLRAVQPAGRDVPSEVAAELTLGGQRVHYRKRWFRQRLTELRVDPGGHTWTGREAHDEAARLFAAYVDQSLWAALVVGQEHALAVPAAGSVAAVLTALDESAGGEVDHGASVPLVAAVEREYQRYFTRTGRPSGDYAEAISRRDQERVRVEDAQARLVEVEQDVGRAERLTRDRATMSARLREQEARVAELSDRRQAADELVGQVERLRRDAEFAAAQAEAARAEAERRTALVAEAKERDRAATEAEEVRLRSAAALRVAEQEWEHATAALRVARDEQAARRAEVRRLDAHLSRLRDRSDLADLEERLAAVEEAREQERRAAAALERANVDEAALEAAESAHVDVLAARAALAAGAPAMVVRRLGDAGVELSGVPLEEAHREVTVDRDTTVSVPGVVEVTVRPGTGAAELAAATASAEDAERRLLAELGLPDIGAVRQAARARAEAERALTVAREDLTRRLEGRTFADLVAARDQLLARVTDDGRLDDPAGDRADGDRADGDRADGDRADGAGGDDDSGGDVWGNRAEGAATLFDAEPLPVQKSLPRKRSLPARKSPAKETLAVNEPLPAEEPLPAETPRSVKETLTAGEPLPRTQERTREALARAQAEDVAAAEALARAEAAEAGVRTAFEAARDEATEARVRAEQAAERRADIRDALDRDRARQGDELLTAALDKAVQEAAAIAADLAGAEEAVSRSGAGRLGEQLAEATTLRAQLAEQVEHLQDELSRVEGALERAGAQGLATAAERARAELAHAEEHHATLERRALAAARLRETLERHRAEARLRYAAPLRERIETLGRVVHGPSFGVGLGADLEVEARTVDGIRLPVSSLSTGAREQLATLVRLAIAGLTATDGSGVPVVLDDALGWSDPGRLQAMGALLARAGATGQVILLTSAPDRYVGTVPGARVVRI; this is encoded by the coding sequence ATGAGGCTGCACCGGCTGACGTTGCGCGACTTCCGCGGGGTGGCCGCGCGCGACCTGGACTTCGACGAGGCCGGCGTCACCGTCGTACTCGGCGACAACGAGACCGGCAAGTCCAGCATCCTGGAGGCGCTCAGCCTGCTGTTCGAGCTGCCGGACGACTCCAAGGCGGCGAAGCTGCGCGCGGTCCAGCCGGCCGGACGTGACGTACCCAGCGAGGTCGCCGCGGAGCTGACCCTCGGCGGGCAGCGGGTGCACTACCGCAAGCGGTGGTTCCGTCAGCGGCTCACCGAGCTTCGGGTCGATCCGGGCGGGCACACCTGGACCGGGCGGGAGGCGCACGACGAGGCCGCGAGGCTGTTCGCCGCGTACGTTGACCAGAGCCTGTGGGCGGCGCTGGTGGTGGGCCAGGAACACGCGCTCGCCGTGCCGGCTGCCGGTTCGGTGGCGGCGGTGCTCACCGCACTGGACGAGTCCGCCGGTGGTGAGGTCGACCACGGCGCGTCGGTGCCGCTGGTGGCGGCTGTCGAACGCGAGTACCAGCGGTACTTCACCCGGACCGGCCGGCCCAGCGGCGACTACGCCGAGGCGATCAGCCGGCGCGACCAGGAACGCGTGCGGGTGGAGGACGCACAGGCACGGCTGGTCGAGGTCGAGCAGGACGTCGGCCGAGCCGAACGCCTGACCCGCGACCGGGCCACGATGAGTGCCCGGTTGCGCGAGCAGGAGGCCCGGGTCGCGGAGCTTTCCGACCGCAGGCAGGCCGCGGACGAGCTCGTCGGTCAGGTCGAACGCCTGCGCCGCGACGCCGAGTTCGCCGCCGCGCAGGCCGAGGCTGCCCGCGCGGAGGCCGAACGCCGGACCGCCCTGGTCGCCGAGGCGAAGGAGCGCGACCGCGCGGCGACCGAGGCGGAGGAGGTACGGCTGCGTTCGGCCGCCGCTCTGCGGGTCGCCGAGCAGGAGTGGGAACACGCCACCGCGGCACTTCGGGTAGCCAGGGACGAGCAGGCCGCACGGCGGGCGGAGGTCCGCCGGCTCGACGCGCACCTGTCCAGGCTGCGTGACCGCTCCGACCTGGCCGATCTGGAAGAGCGGCTCGCCGCGGTGGAGGAGGCCCGCGAACAGGAACGCCGGGCCGCCGCCGCACTGGAGCGCGCGAACGTCGACGAGGCCGCGCTGGAGGCCGCCGAATCCGCGCACGTGGACGTGCTCGCCGCCCGGGCGGCGCTGGCCGCGGGTGCGCCGGCGATGGTGGTCCGCCGGCTCGGTGACGCCGGTGTGGAGCTGTCCGGCGTACCCCTCGAGGAGGCCCACCGGGAGGTGACGGTCGACCGGGACACCACCGTCAGCGTTCCGGGCGTGGTCGAGGTGACCGTACGACCGGGTACGGGCGCGGCCGAACTCGCCGCCGCCACCGCCAGTGCCGAGGACGCCGAGCGGCGGCTTCTCGCGGAGCTGGGCCTTCCGGACATCGGCGCGGTCCGGCAGGCGGCCAGGGCCAGGGCCGAGGCCGAGCGCGCCCTGACCGTCGCTCGCGAGGACCTCACCCGCCGACTGGAGGGACGCACGTTCGCCGACCTGGTTGCCGCCCGCGACCAGCTGCTGGCCAGGGTCACCGACGACGGGCGTCTCGACGACCCTGCGGGTGACAGGGCCGACGGTGACAGGGCCGACGGTGACAGGGCCGACGGTGACAGGGCCGACGGTGCTGGGGGCGACGACGACTCTGGTGGCGACGTGTGGGGAAACCGCGCGGAGGGGGCCGCCACGCTCTTCGACGCAGAGCCGTTGCCTGTCCAGAAATCCCTTCCTCGGAAGAGATCCCTGCCTGCGAGGAAATCCCCGGCCAAGGAAACACTGGCTGTCAACGAGCCCTTGCCGGCCGAGGAGCCCTTGCCGGCCGAGACTCCGAGGTCTGTCAAGGAGACCTTGACGGCAGGCGAGCCGTTGCCCCGCACGCAGGAGCGCACCCGGGAGGCGCTCGCCCGTGCACAGGCCGAGGACGTCGCCGCGGCAGAGGCGCTGGCCCGCGCGGAGGCCGCCGAGGCAGGCGTTCGTACGGCGTTCGAGGCCGCGCGGGACGAGGCGACCGAGGCCCGCGTACGCGCCGAGCAGGCGGCCGAACGCCGTGCCGACATCCGCGACGCGCTGGACCGCGACCGTGCCCGGCAGGGCGACGAGCTCCTCACCGCCGCGCTGGACAAGGCGGTGCAGGAGGCGGCCGCGATCGCCGCGGATCTCGCCGGGGCGGAGGAGGCGGTCTCGCGCAGCGGAGCCGGCCGGCTCGGTGAGCAGTTGGCGGAGGCGACGACGCTGCGCGCGCAGCTGGCCGAGCAGGTCGAACACCTGCAGGACGAGCTCAGCCGGGTCGAGGGCGCGCTGGAACGCGCCGGCGCGCAGGGCCTGGCCACCGCCGCCGAGCGGGCCCGGGCCGAACTCGCCCACGCCGAGGAGCACCACGCCACGCTCGAACGCCGCGCGCTGGCGGCCGCGCGGTTGCGGGAGACGCTCGAACGCCACCGTGCTGAGGCCCGTCTCCGGTACGCCGCACCGCTACGGGAACGCATCGAGACGCTCGGCCGGGTGGTGCACGGACCGTCGTTCGGTGTCGGCCTGGGCGCCGACCTGGAGGTGGAGGCCCGCACGGTCGACGGGATCCGGCTTCCGGTGTCGTCACTGTCCACCGGCGCCCGCGAACAGCTCGCCACCCTGGTGCGGCTCGCCATCGCCGGCCTCACCGCCACCGACGGCAGCGGCGTCCCGGTGGTGCTCGACGACGCCCTCGGCTGGTCCGACCCAGGCCGGCTGCAGGCGATGGGCGCGCTGCTGGCCCGCGCCGGTGCCACCGGTCAGGTGATCCTGCTGACCTCGGCGCCGGACCGGTACGTCGGGACGGTCCCCGGCGCCCGGGTGGTGCGGATCTAG
- a CDS encoding metallophosphoesterase family protein yields the protein MPDTTIRFLHSGDWQLGMMRRFLGPEAQARYGQARVDAIERIGAVAARTSAAFVVVAGDVFDANQVDRKVVLRACEALRALTCPVYLLPGNHDSLEPGSVWASPMLAAHLPSHVEVLRDSDPRTPAPGVEVVGAPWRTRRPLRDPVADVLDADPPAEGVVRVLVGHGQTDSLAPDVGEPALVRLRTLEEALAAGRIHYAALGDRHSRTSVGESGRIWYAGTPEPTRPEEEHPGDVLLVELSTGPGGSTCTVSPERVGTWRLLSRVVEVDGDSSLDALDRWLGEQPDKARTVVRLGVRGALSVAGLTRLEVLLDAQTEVYAAIQRWRRNWDVGVLPDDQMLDDLPVTGPARAALEELRLTVASGSDDAGEAADALALLHRLAGGAA from the coding sequence ATGCCCGACACCACCATCAGGTTCCTGCACTCCGGCGACTGGCAGCTCGGGATGATGCGCCGGTTCCTCGGCCCGGAGGCGCAGGCTCGTTACGGCCAGGCGCGCGTCGACGCGATCGAACGCATCGGCGCGGTGGCCGCCCGTACCTCCGCGGCGTTCGTCGTGGTGGCCGGTGACGTGTTCGACGCCAACCAGGTCGACCGGAAGGTCGTGTTGCGGGCGTGCGAGGCGCTGCGGGCCCTCACCTGCCCGGTCTATCTGCTGCCGGGCAACCACGACTCGCTGGAGCCGGGTTCGGTGTGGGCGAGCCCGATGCTGGCCGCGCACCTGCCGTCCCACGTCGAGGTGCTGCGCGACTCCGACCCCCGCACGCCCGCTCCTGGTGTCGAGGTGGTCGGTGCCCCGTGGCGTACCCGCCGGCCACTGCGCGACCCGGTGGCAGACGTGCTCGACGCCGACCCGCCCGCGGAGGGCGTGGTGCGGGTCCTCGTCGGCCACGGCCAGACGGACAGCCTCGCCCCGGACGTCGGCGAGCCGGCTCTGGTACGCCTGCGGACGCTGGAGGAGGCGCTCGCCGCCGGCCGGATCCACTACGCCGCGCTGGGCGACCGGCACTCGCGTACGTCCGTCGGCGAGTCGGGCCGGATCTGGTACGCCGGCACTCCGGAGCCGACGCGCCCAGAGGAGGAACACCCCGGTGACGTGCTCCTGGTCGAGCTGTCCACCGGCCCGGGAGGCTCCACCTGCACCGTCAGCCCTGAACGCGTGGGCACCTGGCGGCTGCTCTCCCGGGTGGTCGAGGTGGACGGCGACAGCTCCCTCGACGCGCTCGACCGCTGGCTGGGCGAGCAGCCGGACAAGGCGCGCACCGTCGTACGCCTCGGCGTCCGCGGCGCGCTGTCCGTCGCCGGGCTGACGCGGCTGGAGGTGCTGCTGGACGCGCAGACCGAGGTGTACGCCGCGATCCAGCGATGGCGCCGGAACTGGGACGTCGGCGTTCTGCCCGACGACCAGATGCTGGACGACCTACCGGTGACCGGGCCGGCCCGGGCCGCGCTGGAGGAGTTGCGGCTCACCGTCGCCAGCGGCAGCGACGACGCGGGCGAGGCCGCCGACGCACTCGCGCTGCTGCACCGGCTGGCCGGGGGAGCGGCATGA
- a CDS encoding transglycosylase family protein, which translates to MAYQAKHRGASRSKTVAKRVTQTAAVTGIAAAVPVVGMAAPAHAASTDTWERLAQCESSGNWHINTGNGFYGGLQFTRSTWTGFGGGKYASRADYASKWQQIAIAEKVLKVQGWNAWPACSAKLGLGSGDKGGSPNTRAQTQERKQHSTRSSRGTSRPKIVARSTHSRHAATGARYVVRPGDTLSTIAQAQGVDGGWRALWKLNRKLVGSNPNLIFPNERLRLG; encoded by the coding sequence ATGGCCTATCAGGCAAAGCACCGCGGCGCCAGTCGTTCGAAGACCGTCGCCAAGCGCGTCACGCAGACCGCCGCCGTCACCGGTATCGCCGCCGCCGTCCCCGTGGTCGGAATGGCCGCTCCGGCCCACGCCGCCAGCACCGACACGTGGGAGCGCCTCGCCCAGTGCGAGAGCAGCGGCAACTGGCACATCAACACCGGCAACGGCTTCTACGGCGGCCTGCAGTTCACCCGTTCGACCTGGACCGGCTTCGGTGGCGGCAAGTACGCCTCCCGCGCCGACTACGCCAGCAAGTGGCAGCAGATCGCCATCGCCGAGAAGGTCCTGAAGGTGCAGGGCTGGAACGCCTGGCCTGCATGCTCGGCCAAGCTCGGCCTCGGCTCCGGCGACAAGGGCGGCAGCCCGAACACGCGCGCCCAGACGCAGGAGCGCAAGCAGCACAGCACCCGCTCCTCGCGTGGCACCTCCCGGCCGAAGATCGTGGCCAGGTCCACGCACTCCCGGCACGCGGCCACCGGCGCCAGGTACGTCGTCCGTCCGGGCGACACCCTGTCGACCATCGCGCAGGCGCAGGGTGTCGACGGCGGCTGGCGGGCGCTGTGGAAGCTCAACCGGAAGCTGGTCGGGAGCAACCCCAACCTGATCTTCCCGAACGAGCGGCTCCGCCTCGGCTGA
- the sigK gene encoding ECF RNA polymerase sigma factor SigK: MNEAPRPPRPVGDPSPTAGDLVPRVARGDEEAFGALYDLLAPQVFGVVRRVLRNPSHAEEVSQEVFVEIWRTASRFDPSRGSVRTWAATLAHRRAVDRVRSEQASTDRERRAAAGDNSPSYDQVVEEVTASLEQEQVRRCLGSLTDLQRQAVTLAYYVGYNYREVAEHLGANLATVKTRMRDGLVRLRDCIGGVELGAPR, from the coding sequence ATGAACGAGGCGCCCAGACCACCGCGACCGGTCGGTGACCCGTCGCCGACCGCCGGCGACCTCGTCCCCCGGGTGGCCCGGGGCGACGAGGAGGCCTTCGGCGCGCTGTACGACCTGCTGGCCCCGCAGGTGTTCGGCGTCGTCCGCCGCGTGCTGCGCAACCCCTCGCACGCGGAGGAGGTGAGCCAGGAGGTGTTCGTCGAGATCTGGCGTACGGCGTCCCGGTTCGACCCGTCCCGCGGCTCGGTACGCACGTGGGCGGCCACGCTGGCCCACCGCCGGGCCGTCGACCGCGTCCGGTCCGAGCAGGCGTCCACCGACCGCGAACGCCGGGCCGCGGCCGGCGACAACTCCCCCTCCTACGACCAGGTGGTCGAGGAGGTGACGGCGAGCCTGGAGCAGGAGCAGGTCCGCCGCTGTCTGGGTTCCCTCACCGACCTCCAGCGGCAGGCGGTGACCCTCGCCTACTACGTGGGGTACAACTACCGCGAGGTCGCCGAGCACCTCGGCGCCAACCTGGCCACGGTCAAGACACGCATGCGGGACGGGCTGGTCCGGCTCCGCGACTGCATCGGCGGCGTGGAGCTGGGGGCGCCGCGATGA
- a CDS encoding anti-sigma factor, translating into MTTASGVAEQPDRPDLHSLAPPYVLDALPEPELREFEAHLATCATCREEVRQLGAVAAELAAATATEPPEQLRDRVLAAIRTTGQEAAPGAGGRRTTAAHNGRNADPATPGSAAAAPDGLRQPGAAGHRGRLPYRRSLLALAAALVVLAGIGVGAGVVQYEQAQQRATRAVQERQRIETVLAAPDSRTVRGGVRGGGQVTVVVSHQLDQAVVLLDGLSQPPRNRTYQLWFISGDNARSAGVVDVTGSGRVSEVLSGVDGANAFGISVEPMGGSKAPTTTPVAAVPLA; encoded by the coding sequence ATGACGACCGCCTCCGGCGTGGCCGAGCAGCCCGACCGGCCCGACCTCCACTCGCTGGCTCCGCCGTACGTACTCGACGCGCTGCCCGAGCCGGAGCTGCGCGAGTTCGAGGCGCACCTGGCCACCTGCGCGACCTGCCGGGAGGAGGTACGCCAGCTGGGTGCCGTCGCGGCCGAGCTCGCCGCGGCGACCGCCACCGAGCCTCCGGAGCAGCTGCGCGACAGGGTTCTCGCCGCGATCCGGACCACCGGGCAGGAGGCGGCTCCCGGCGCCGGTGGCCGGCGTACCACCGCCGCACACAATGGCCGGAACGCCGATCCCGCGACCCCCGGCAGCGCCGCGGCCGCGCCCGATGGGCTTCGGCAACCGGGAGCCGCCGGACACCGCGGCCGGCTGCCTTACCGCCGGAGCCTGCTCGCCCTGGCCGCCGCACTGGTCGTCCTCGCCGGCATCGGGGTCGGTGCGGGCGTCGTGCAGTACGAACAGGCCCAGCAGCGAGCCACCCGGGCAGTCCAGGAACGCCAGCGGATAGAGACCGTCCTGGCCGCCCCCGACTCGCGTACCGTGCGCGGCGGCGTCCGCGGCGGAGGGCAGGTCACCGTCGTGGTGTCGCACCAGCTCGACCAGGCCGTCGTCCTTCTCGACGGACTGTCCCAGCCGCCGCGGAACCGCACGTACCAGCTCTGGTTCATCTCCGGAGACAACGCCCGCTCCGCCGGAGTCGTCGACGTCACCGGGTCCGGGCGGGTCAGCGAGGTTCTGTCCGGTGTCGACGGCGCCAACGCGTTCGGCATCTCGGTGGAGCCGATGGGCGGGTCGAAGGCGCCGACGACCACTCCGGTCGCGGCCGTCCCGCTCGCCTGA